The Alnus glutinosa chromosome 3, dhAlnGlut1.1, whole genome shotgun sequence nucleotide sequence TCAGTTTGGTTTGATTTGGAGTTTACAATAAAAcgaaaaggaaaattatttgtttaattcctGAGGGTATCAAACTAATATATTTTGGGTATTAAGACTTTAACAAGTTATTGCTGTAGACTGCTCGACAGAAAATAACAGCTTAGGGTAAAAATATTGGGTAAATTAACGTCACAAAACGATCGCCGAATTGACCATAATAAATAACAGCTTAaggtaaaaatattttcatttaacaGCCCTCGCAGCCGCACTGCCGCTAAACCAAACCATATACTACCCCTAATTTATCAGCCGTCGGCCGCATCCACGCGCAGTCCACAACTCCTTCGTTCTCTCTTCGATTCTTCGCCCTCACCAAAACACACCCCAATGGACGAGCTCTTCGATACCGCAGAGAAAAAGGTAAACGCCCCCGCCTCTCTATTTCGGCTTTCGGGTATCACTTGCCATTTTGTTTCCGAGAAAAGCATGTATTTGGGACAATGTTCATTTATTTGCTAGTGCTGCGCACACATAACAAACACTGGGACGAGTCTATGAATGGTTTACGTGGGATGTTAATAATAGTGTGAATGTGAGAATAGGTTCTTGTTGAGATGGTGAAGTTGGCCCAGAAACATGGAATGAAGGGTACGAAAGGAGACTGGAAGGAGTTTTTGAATCTTCAGGATAAAAAGCTCGGAGCTTGCTTGAGTGATCCAACAAGGAGATCAAATCATGTGTTAGCTGCTTTTCTCAAGACTTTTGCTAAAGAGGATGATTTGAAGGTACTGCGGAGagttatcaaaaaatatatattttctttaccACTTGGGTTTCCTGTCCTATAAAGACAATATGAATTTTATGTATTTCCCTGTTCTCAGTTTTTTGCTAAAATGATGCAATGCCATGTTAAGCGGGACATGGTGGAGCAATTTACGAAGAATTCCGCAGATGATGAAATCCCCGAGCAGGTATGGTTTGGGTATCACTTGAGGCATTTGCTGGGTTGGGGTTTTAGACTTTTAGTTCCAGTAGAGCACTTTTTCTGGTTcatagtttcattaatttcttcttcAGTTATTTGTCTGATTATCCGTGTTTTACTTATGGCTTGAGGGGTagcttttggttttattttgtcAACCAACCCTTCAGTGTAATTTTATGATTCTGATACTGAAAAAAATTGGTTGTAATGATTATCTCCATTTCAAAGCACCCTTACTTGTATTGAAAGTAGACTAAGTAGTTCCCTCCTTAAACATAATAGTATCAGCATATTATCTCCTTGACTTGTGCCCTTGTGACTATTAACGAAGTTCTGTTGGTTTTAAGTTTGCTATTATGCCCTCATTATGTTGTTGACAATGCGCGCTCAAATTTATTGAGTGATAAGGCTTAAGTTTCCATCAAATTGCTGGAATACTAATTAGTTCTtgcattctttttcattttatttttttcttcatatatgTAAAAACCATATGTTTATATTCTGTATGGTATACCTTGATAACTTGTGACAATGGCAGTGCAGAGACTGGTTCGTTTAACTCTTGAACACCCACAGTACCCGCTGGATTATTCATTCCCATCAAATGATGAGGTTTGTTGTCGCaatgttttcttactttttcctatttatcaaataaataaaaaatctttgcTCATGTTTACTTTTCaagtttccttttttccttattttcttttttaaataagtaataataaatttattcaaaagATGAGGAAGCTCAAAGACACCAGGAGTGTACCTAAGCTATTTTTATATGTACTTCTTGCTTGTTGCCTTGATTTAACACATGTTGACTTTTCACAATATCCAATATTTTTCTTGCTTATTATTGTAGGTTCATTAAATGATTGTTCAATCTAACtcaacataagtcctcttttgTCATCTTTCTCTTTATAGATTTGTATATTCTGATGAACCACCAAATCTTTTCCTAGTCTCAACACATTAAATCACATTATTATGACCTTTATGTTATTGTCACATCTTTAAATTGAACTGAGCCACTCCTAGCTACTGTTGGTCAGTTGTCATGTTTTTAGATATCTTCCTCTCATCCTGTCCTCACTTGAAAATACCTCATAGGTTTCATTTTGTTTCTTGATTTTGCCCCAGAGTATACCCATACCCAAGAGAATGGTTTGAAACATTTTTGTAGTTTAAgatatttatttctattttataaatattcttGGCCAGACAACTCCCACGACCTAAGAAGTATATCTGTTAGCTTTCTGTAGACTTTGATTGTCACAACCTAAGGAAAGCGTTATGCATACGCGCTATTACTCCCAAAAGATTAGTCAAGTTACAATTGGAGTTCCctagaatcatttataaagtGCAATCTCACcttgtaaaaaattaatgtgaGACTTGACACTCATGTAACATCATCACAACTCATCCACTCAATGTGGAACTTAACTTTTCAGGGTGTCAAAATCTCCCCCATTGAAATCCCTGACATTTTATCTTCATTAAGGCCCACATCACACTGTAATGCCCAAACACCATATGGTGTTATAaggttgctctgataccatttgttacGACTCAAGGAAAATGCTAGTTGCATTTGTGCTATTTATCTAAAAGGGCCAATCAATTTACAATTGGAACTCCTCCAAACCATTTATAAAGCCTATAATCACCTAGTAAGGAACTAATGTAGAACTTGACACCCATGTAGCACCATCAAAATCCACCTACCCAATGTGAAACTTAATTTTTCGGGGGTGTCACATCGATATTTGACTATTACCTTGTTTACATTGTCTCAGATGCTAAATCTTCTACCAGTATATTCCTTATTGCTAAATGTAGGAGGGAGCAAATATGAACTAAATGATTGCTAATTTGTGTGCATGCTATTGTAGAGTTAACTATCGTGGTAATTGACTGTCAAGAAAAGATAGTGTAAATATGACCAGAAGCCCCTTGCAGCATTTCTATTGAGTCCCTTAGAAGAGCTTTGGTGTTTGACCCCTTGTGGTTGTATTAAATTTGGATTTGGTGGTAGTGAGGTTTAGGTTAACCTCATTTGGACAAATACACAAACACATTAAATTGTAACCCCTGGTGctcatttatattaaaaatttcacGCAATGGGAAAAGAATGTTACTCTCAATTTCATCTGTAGCTTGGATACCTGAACTTGGTGGGAAATGTTGAAGCAGGAATGGGTGGTTACAAAGCTCAGTAGAAAATCCAAGGTTATGAGCTCAAATGTGATGCTTGCTGTTGATTGTGAGATGGTTCTCTGTGAAGATGGCACTGAAGCTTTGGTGAGAGTTTGTGTCGTGGATCGCAATTTACAggtattaattaatttggtttGTGTTCAATCTCTTTTTGCAATATTAATTCCCATGTGTACCTCTCGTTTTCCATAAAAAACTCTTCTTTTGCCGAGCCAAGTAGACTGTTTTTAGGCCTTTTAGTGGTCCCAGTCGTACAATCTTTTCTAGTGAGCTTTGTGTTTTGCAGGTGAAACTTGATGAACTTGTAAACCCCAATAAAGCAGTTGTGGATTATAGAACTGATATAACAGGAGTTAGTGCAACAGATTTGGAAGGAGTTAGTTGTTCATTGGCAGATGTGCAGGTATTATTTGGCTcaccttttcaatttttttttttttttttggaattaacTCTTTATCTAAAAAACTTTGGTGCATTTTGTAGAAATCCATGAAGAAGCTGTTGTCAAATGAAACTATTCTAGTGGGCCACAGCTTAAATAATGACCTGCAAGGTAAGTTAAGGTTTATAATTAGATAttgaagctctctctctctctctctctctctctctctctgtgaatgAACCGTCATGGtctttcaattttatatgcaaGTTAGTTATATATTTgcgtttcttattttttatctgTTCTGTTGTATACAGCACTGAAGTTAGATCATGCTAGAGTGATTGACACCTCACTTATCTTCAAATATTCGGATGGACGGATCACTAGAAAACCATCTCTGAATAATTTGTGTAAGGCAAGTTTTTAATGTGTTATTCCTACTTTACCTTTCAGGTTTTCTTAATCAGTGTTAAGGTATGATTTGAAAAAGGACTCCTCTTTGACATATCCATGTGAATAATAGGCAAACAACTGTGGGCTGTCTTAGAATTATAGTTATTTGTTCCGTTTGTTGTTGACAGTCTGTGTTGGGCTATGAAGTTCGGAGGAAGGGTGCTCCGCACAATTGTCTAGATGATGCATGTGCTGCAATGAAACTTGTTCTTGCTAAGATAGAGCTTGGTGTTGATAATGCTATTCCCTTGGTTCCAGAGGATGTAAGTTTAGACATATAATTTCTGGTCATTTCAAATTCTGACTAGTGTGATCCTTGCTGATTCATACCTTTTAAATTATCTATAGGTACCTGAATCTGAAATGGCAAAGCTACTTCTCCACAGAATACCAAACAATGTGCCTACTGAAGAATTACATAAAGTCCTTCCTGGGGATTTTACAATTGAACTAAAGGTTGAGTATATCCTGTTggtgtcttttcttttcttttagaagaTCTATATTGAGCTTATGATTCCAGGGAGATGTGTGTTTTATATGTGAGTATGTTTGGAGTCATTATATGATAGATCCTGATGGAGATCTCATGCCAGCCATGAGATTAACTATTACCATCCATTTGAATTCTTTTTGTCCCATTCACAAAAATCTATTTGATGTTCCAAGCCATTGAACCATGCTCCTAGTTGGGATGCTAATGGATTGTTTAGCGTCAAATCTGTTGATCATGTTGTTTATGATGGATGGGGACATGCTAATCTAAACACAAGCTGCTTAATCATGTATTTTGTCAGTAGATTATGTAGAAAGCTGCCTCCATTTCATGGAAtgacgaaaaagaaaaattccaaTGAGATTTCATGATCTGTTCCTGTCGAAAGTGGAACTCTCTGGTTGCCAATTTATTCATCACACTCTTTGGGCTTTATTCCCTTTAACTTCAACCTGATTTATGTGCTTCTACCAAATACATGGTCAAGATAGTTGAGTTTCGCTTTGTATACCATTTTCTCTTATTTGTTGGGAGGTGGGGGCGTTTGCAAGTAATTAAGTAGTATCTACCTTTGGCCATGGTTTGTGcatccccctcccctcccctccccggCACTCCATGGCGTCACTGTGATGTTCTAATGTGTTGTCAATGATTTTGTGGCAGTCATCTAAGAAAGTGCAAGGAGGAAAATATTCTGCATTTGCCATATTTAAGAATCCAAAAGAGGCACATCGAGCATATGAAACTGTCACAGGCAGCCAAGAAAAGGTATGTATGGTAGATATGATTCTTTCAACTTTCTTTACTACCTGCTTGGCATCCGCATCGTCTGTTGGTTTTTACATTTTGAGAACTAGAGTAACAGCTGACGTGTATTCCTGTTACATCAAATGATGAGATTATTATCATGAAGGGGTAATTCATAGTCTATTGAGGCACTTGCGGTAGCATTTGTACTCTGCCACAAGATCCCAAATTCCTGCACTTTATGCATTTATGCCAGAGAGAAGCCTATTTTGgataatacaaataaaatcttgttgttCTCTACTATGTTAGGACTCGATGGGACGGCCACAGAAACTCGTCAAACTTAAGCTCACCACAGGCTTAATTGCTAGTCTATATGTCCGTAAAATGGCACATGATGATTCCCTTAGCCAAATATCATCCAAGAAGAGAGCTCTCCAAGCTGAAGAGACCTCAGGCGCATCCAAAAAACTAAAGACTGATGAGAAAATTGAAGAGGATACCTCAAAGCAGTGTTGTGACCACTTGGAAGAGATTGGAAGATTAAAGCAAGAGCTGAGCAAAAGGGAGATGGCAGATTCAAATCACCGTTGCGATCATTCGAAAGAGATGGAAAGATTGAAGGAAGAATTGAGCAAAAGGGATTTTCAAATCACTACCCTGGACAAGATGATAGCTGGTCttaaaaaaagactaaaagcTAGGCATGGTAAACATGTCTAGGAAATGTTGAGGTAGAATCTGCAAGTTGATGTGTCTAGTGAAGATACCATCGGGCCACATATACAAAGTGTTATTTCTTCCCCAGATTTATGTGTGGAAATTTAATTCATGTGGAGGAATGAGCAGGAGAAAGCAAAGAAAGAGGTCTCGGGCGTTTAGATCTCCCAAGCATTAAGTTGCTTTATGTTTTGTAGCAATTGAAATGATAGCATGTAGATTAGTCTGTCATGTACTTTGTTTAAAGTAGGCATAAGTTTTGTTTAAAATAACTTGATGACATTGCttaatttgttaatgctttttagacaatgctttttgttttatctttgaacaactgttttgtgttttagattgtttgttaatatttttgttttgaaaagagaactaaaggggaaagaaaaaaagtgtctTACAAGACGTGAACAAATGTTAATGCAAACTCTTCACCTTTCAATGCAAAATTCATTAGCTTTTGTCTTGGGGTGGCCTTGCGGTCCACGCACGAACCACCCCTTAGGAGTAAAAGGGAACTTGGCAAAATCATATTACTAGGTGTTTGGAATTAACAGAAATACAGAAATTAACGAATTCAATCAATATCCGCTGCCCCTGATATTCAACAATTCTATCTTGTCATTTGTTTAAAATGGTTGTATGTACAAGTGCTTTTCATCGAGTTACAGCCCGGAGCGAAACTCAATACTGCTTCAATCACTTTCAAAATCTTCTTCATCCCCAAAACTGAATACTGAAGCATCGGCAGCAATTGCCTTGATATCACTTATCGCTGCCGAGTCCAGGTTAGGGGTCTCAATGCCCGAGGAAGGTTTCCCAGCTCCATCAGTAGTTGCTTCTTTGGAAGCAGTAGTTTGTGCAGGTTCCTGGCTCCTGAATGACAGGTGATCAGTTCTATGAGTCAAACTCCCAATTTTCTCTGCTGTGGCACTAGATGCATGACCAGTTGCAGCAGATCCGGCTCCAGAAGTAGCTTGAGCTTGCCTGCTCCTTGAAGCCCCAGTCTCCTCTCCCTCGCTATCGGAGAATACATCGTCATTGTCTTCACTCCGAGAGACCTTACTTCGGTTGGAATTAGCAGGCACCCCAGTATTTGAATTAGGAACGCAACTCGAGCAACTATCAGATTGCTTGTTGACAGAATCAGCTTTTGACCTCATCGGTAAAGTGCCATCATAATCTATCATCACAACTTCGACCTGGAATCCTGGAGAAGGCAATTTTCTCTGGAAAGAATATCAAGAAAGGGATAGCAAATACCAGATAAtatgagaagagagaaaatttgtAACTTATTAATTACAGCAGAAAGTAATATCAGGAAATGATTGTATCATTTACCTTGTCGAAACCATCAAAATCAGATGTGTGTAACATTTTTCTGTTTTCCGTCATTGTTGTATTTAACCAACTGAAAgtaatattccaaa carries:
- the LOC133863031 gene encoding small RNA degrading nuclease 1 gives rise to the protein MDELFDTAEKKVLVEMVKLAQKHGMKGTKGDWKEFLNLQDKKLGACLSDPTRRSNHVLAAFLKTFAKEDDLKFFAKMMQCHVKRDMVEQFTKNSADDEIPEQRLVRLTLEHPQYPLDYSFPSNDEEWVVTKLSRKSKVMSSNVMLAVDCEMVLCEDGTEALVRVCVVDRNLQVKLDELVNPNKAVVDYRTDITGVSATDLEGVSCSLADVQKSMKKLLSNETILVGHSLNNDLQALKLDHARVIDTSLIFKYSDGRITRKPSLNNLCKSVLGYEVRRKGAPHNCLDDACAAMKLVLAKIELGVDNAIPLVPEDVPESEMAKLLLHRIPNNVPTEELHKVLPGDFTIELKSSKKVQGGKYSAFAIFKNPKEAHRAYETVTGSQEKDSMGRPQKLVKLKLTTGLIASLYVRKMAHDDSLSQISSKKRALQAEETSGASKKLKTDEKIEEDTSKQCCDHLEEIGRLKQELSKREMADSNHRCDHSKEMERLKEELSKRDFQITTLDKMIAGLKKRLKARHGKHV